A stretch of Christensenellaceae bacterium DNA encodes these proteins:
- a CDS encoding NADH oxidase: MKHFEHLFQPIKIGNFEVPNRIVHVPTDISSSNADGSVSERDLHHHGEIAKGGTGFIIVGATTPDSKTGRPTVTCFVADADNYIPGLTRLAASMHRYGAKCAVQLQHPGRQCAIPRYNTMSTNDMVIKLPWSAGHEIVYENAEEKGKPVRAMATEEVLEMVDKFSEAAWRVKQAGFDAVELHAAHGYLISQFMSPLLNRRIDRFGGSFENRMRFPLAIIDQIHKKCGKDFPVLVRYSVDEWVPGGRELEESLMVAKTFEQAGVAALDLSQCVQESPGAGFDPMYYPEGWTAYASEAIKKVVQIPVINSHSLRNPEFCDKLVEEGKTDMVGLSRQILADPYWPVKAYYGKTKEIRRCISCLTGCWQESMMAKKEIGCAINPACGNEIFDNMGKTNTPANIAVVGGGPAGMEAARIATVRGHKVTLFEKTGELGGAILGCCLVPGKEKMKWYADWIRNQISELKVEVRLNTQPTVEQLREYDIVLNATGASSYVPQVFGKSENVLGFEEVIACPKVNCEYNPGNRKNVKTGEKVLVWGDHYAAVDTAAFLASIGKQVTVVTPNREFGSSVEVIHMYVLRKRFAQEDAEALDSKPFKYPVNVIESSNVYEIRDGEVVIEDKDFNKTTLAIDTVVSCHTRSNTGLFEELTKAGIKVLTAGDAVRPRNLNAAVTEGAALGLNVDGELLMNPNHAVMNNMPIDVLGQLR; encoded by the coding sequence ATGAAACATTTTGAACATTTATTTCAGCCGATAAAAATAGGGAATTTTGAAGTGCCCAACCGTATTGTGCATGTTCCGACGGATATTAGCTCGTCCAACGCGGACGGCTCGGTGAGCGAGCGGGATTTGCATCATCACGGCGAGATCGCGAAAGGCGGAACTGGATTTATCATCGTCGGGGCGACAACGCCTGATTCCAAAACAGGACGCCCCACCGTTACCTGTTTTGTAGCGGACGCGGATAACTATATCCCCGGGCTTACCAGGCTGGCCGCCAGTATGCACCGTTACGGAGCAAAGTGCGCCGTTCAATTGCAGCATCCGGGCCGCCAGTGCGCAATCCCGCGTTATAACACGATGTCCACGAATGATATGGTAATCAAGCTGCCGTGGTCGGCAGGACACGAGATCGTTTATGAAAATGCCGAGGAAAAGGGTAAACCCGTGCGCGCGATGGCGACGGAAGAAGTCCTGGAAATGGTTGACAAATTTTCGGAGGCAGCCTGGCGCGTAAAACAGGCGGGTTTTGATGCCGTCGAGCTGCACGCGGCTCACGGATACCTGATTTCACAATTTATGAGCCCATTGCTCAACCGCCGTATCGACCGTTTTGGCGGCAGTTTTGAAAACCGCATGCGTTTCCCGCTGGCGATTATCGATCAGATTCACAAAAAATGCGGCAAGGATTTTCCTGTTTTGGTGCGGTATTCAGTGGATGAATGGGTACCCGGCGGCCGTGAGCTGGAAGAAAGCTTGATGGTCGCGAAAACTTTTGAACAAGCGGGCGTAGCGGCGCTGGATTTAAGTCAGTGTGTGCAGGAAAGCCCAGGCGCAGGGTTTGATCCGATGTACTATCCGGAGGGATGGACGGCTTACGCATCGGAAGCGATTAAAAAAGTGGTTCAAATTCCTGTGATCAACAGTCATTCCCTGCGTAATCCGGAATTTTGCGACAAGTTGGTGGAAGAAGGCAAAACGGATATGGTAGGTCTTTCCCGCCAGATCTTAGCGGATCCATATTGGCCGGTTAAGGCATATTATGGAAAAACCAAGGAGATACGCCGTTGTATTTCCTGCCTCACAGGCTGCTGGCAGGAGTCGATGATGGCCAAAAAAGAAATTGGCTGCGCCATTAATCCGGCATGTGGAAACGAGATATTCGATAATATGGGCAAGACAAATACGCCCGCTAACATTGCAGTCGTGGGCGGCGGTCCTGCCGGTATGGAAGCAGCGCGCATCGCTACGGTACGCGGGCATAAGGTAACGTTGTTCGAAAAAACGGGAGAGCTGGGCGGCGCGATCCTCGGATGTTGCCTGGTTCCGGGAAAAGAAAAAATGAAATGGTACGCGGACTGGATCCGTAACCAGATCAGCGAGCTTAAGGTCGAGGTCAGGTTAAATACGCAGCCCACGGTCGAGCAGCTTAGAGAATATGATATTGTGCTCAATGCAACGGGCGCATCCTCGTATGTGCCGCAGGTTTTCGGAAAATCAGAAAACGTTCTAGGCTTCGAAGAAGTGATCGCCTGTCCAAAGGTCAATTGTGAATATAATCCCGGTAACCGTAAGAATGTAAAAACAGGGGAGAAAGTCCTCGTATGGGGAGACCACTATGCAGCAGTGGATACGGCGGCATTTTTGGCTTCAATCGGCAAACAGGTTACGGTGGTGACCCCGAACCGCGAGTTTGGATCGAGTGTGGAAGTGATCCATATGTACGTATTGCGAAAACGTTTTGCGCAGGAAGATGCGGAAGCGCTGGATTCAAAGCCGTTCAAATATCCGGTCAATGTGATCGAAAGTTCAAATGTATATGAAATCCGCGATGGGGAAGTCGTGATTGAAGATAAAGACTTCAATAAAACCACTTTGGCGATCGACACGGTTGTAAGCTGCCATACCCGTTCCAACACGGGGCTTTTTGAAGAACTCACAAAAGCGGGTATCAAGGTGCTTACGGCAGGCGATGCGGTGCGCCCGCGTAACCTGAACGCCGCGGTGACAGAAGGCGCGGCATTGGGGCTTAATGTAGACGGGGAACTGCTCATGAACCCCAATCACGCGGTTATGAACAACATGCCGATAGATGTGCTTGGACAATTGCGTTAG
- a CDS encoding citrate synthase gives MENSRISDITPEIYGLTEKIMQTGAINPELYTKYQVKRGLRDLSGQGVLAGLTRISDIQSFIREGDELVPCEGKLFYRGINIKDIVKGFIQEKRFGFEEVVYLLLTGDMPDKAQLSDFQKLLAHYRTLPTNFVRDIIMKAPSADMMNTLARSVLTLYAYDEKANDISIPNVLRQSLQMIALFPLFSVYGYQAYRHYHDGQSLFIHVPDPELSTAENILHLLRPDSKYTELEAHILDVSLVLHAEHGGGNNSTFTTHVVSSSGTDTYSSVAASLGSLKGPKHGGANIKVVQMIEDMKKNLTDWTSESEVKDYLAKLLNKQAFDKAGLIYGMGHAVYSLSDPRADIFKSFVQNLSEEKGLSKEFQLYTLVERLAPEVIAKERKIYKGVSANVDFYSGFVYSMLKLPTELFTPIFAIARIAGWSAHRIEELSNAGKIIRPAYKNIQEARDYVPLAER, from the coding sequence ATGGAAAATAGCCGTATTTCAGATATTACACCGGAGATCTATGGCTTGACAGAAAAAATTATGCAAACAGGAGCGATCAATCCGGAATTATATACAAAGTATCAGGTGAAACGCGGTCTGCGCGACTTAAGCGGACAAGGCGTGCTTGCGGGCCTTACCCGTATTTCCGACATACAGTCCTTTATTAGGGAAGGGGATGAATTGGTTCCTTGCGAAGGTAAGCTTTTTTACCGTGGAATTAATATTAAGGATATTGTCAAGGGATTTATACAGGAAAAACGCTTCGGCTTTGAAGAAGTGGTATATTTGCTCTTGACGGGCGATATGCCGGATAAAGCACAGCTTTCGGATTTTCAGAAGCTTCTTGCGCATTACCGTACGCTGCCTACAAATTTTGTGCGCGACATTATTATGAAAGCGCCCAGCGCTGATATGATGAATACGCTTGCCCGCAGCGTCCTGACGCTTTATGCTTACGACGAAAAGGCAAACGATATTTCGATCCCCAACGTTTTGCGTCAGTCTTTGCAGATGATCGCGCTGTTTCCGCTCTTCTCTGTTTACGGATACCAGGCATACCGGCACTATCATGACGGACAAAGCCTGTTTATCCATGTTCCGGATCCGGAACTTTCCACTGCAGAAAATATTCTGCATCTTCTGCGTCCGGACAGCAAATATACGGAGCTTGAAGCGCATATCCTAGACGTTTCGCTGGTTCTGCACGCAGAGCATGGCGGCGGTAACAATTCGACCTTTACGACGCATGTGGTTTCCTCGTCCGGTACGGACACCTATTCGTCCGTGGCCGCTTCGCTGGGTTCTTTGAAAGGGCCTAAGCATGGTGGCGCCAATATCAAGGTTGTGCAGATGATTGAGGATATGAAGAAAAACCTTACTGACTGGACCAGCGAAAGCGAAGTAAAGGATTACCTGGCCAAGCTGCTCAACAAGCAAGCGTTCGATAAGGCAGGCCTTATATACGGTATGGGACATGCGGTCTACTCTCTTTCCGACCCGCGCGCAGATATATTCAAGAGTTTTGTGCAGAATCTCTCGGAAGAAAAAGGCCTTTCCAAAGAATTCCAGCTCTACACGCTGGTGGAGCGTCTCGCGCCCGAGGTTATTGCCAAGGAAAGAAAGATCTATAAGGGCGTCAGCGCGAACGTGGACTTTTACAGTGGATTTGTATACAGCATGTTAAAGTTGCCGACAGAGCTATTTACGCCCATCTTTGCCATTGCGCGTATTGCAGGCTGGAGCGCGCACCGTATCGAAGAGCTTTCCAATGCGGGTAAAATTATCCGTCCGGCTTACAAGAATATCCAGGAAGCAAGGGATTATGTGCCGTTGGCAGAACGATAG
- a CDS encoding malate dehydrogenase, translating into MDIKEKALKAHADWKGKIEVISRAPLKDKEDLSIAYTPGVAEPCLKISEDVNLSYEYTRRHNLVAVVTDGTAVLGLGDIGPEAGMPVMEGKCVLFKTFGDVDAFPLCVRSKDVDEIVNTVALLAGSFGGVNLEDISAPRCFEIERRLKEICDIPIFHDDQHGTAVVTLAALINALKLVGKEINDISVVTSGAGAAGIAIIKLLMAMGLKDVVMCDRQGAIYKGRDGLNAEKQEMAEISNLMMKKGSLEDMLKGADVFIGVSAPGTVTEEMVKSMAEKPILFPMANPTPEIMPDIAKAAGAAIIGTGRSDFPNQINNVLAFPGIFRGALDVRASDINDDMKIAASYAIAGLITEDDLNEEYIIPSPFDTRVAPAVAKAVAEAARKSGVSRI; encoded by the coding sequence ATGGATATCAAGGAAAAAGCATTAAAAGCGCATGCGGATTGGAAAGGCAAAATAGAAGTAATCAGCAGGGCGCCTTTAAAGGATAAGGAAGATCTTTCGATTGCATATACGCCAGGCGTTGCGGAGCCGTGCCTGAAAATCTCTGAGGATGTAAATCTTTCTTATGAATATACCCGCCGTCATAATCTGGTAGCGGTAGTGACGGATGGTACGGCGGTACTGGGACTTGGAGATATTGGACCGGAGGCTGGCATGCCGGTTATGGAAGGAAAGTGCGTTCTGTTCAAGACATTTGGCGATGTGGATGCATTCCCGCTTTGCGTGCGCAGCAAGGATGTTGATGAAATCGTAAATACGGTCGCGCTCTTAGCAGGCAGCTTCGGCGGAGTAAATCTCGAAGATATTAGCGCGCCACGCTGTTTTGAAATTGAGCGCCGCCTGAAAGAAATCTGTGATATTCCAATTTTCCACGACGACCAGCATGGTACGGCGGTTGTTACGCTGGCCGCGCTTATCAACGCGCTTAAGTTGGTTGGCAAGGAAATCAATGACATCAGCGTAGTCACATCAGGCGCCGGCGCCGCAGGTATTGCCATTATCAAGCTACTTATGGCGATGGGGCTGAAAGACGTGGTGATGTGCGACAGGCAGGGCGCGATCTATAAAGGACGCGACGGTCTCAATGCGGAAAAACAGGAAATGGCTGAAATTTCTAACCTGATGATGAAAAAAGGAAGCCTGGAAGACATGCTTAAGGGGGCGGATGTATTTATCGGTGTTTCCGCGCCGGGCACGGTTACAGAAGAAATGGTCAAATCGATGGCCGAGAAGCCTATTCTGTTTCCGATGGCCAATCCGACGCCTGAGATTATGCCTGACATCGCGAAAGCGGCTGGCGCTGCAATCATCGGCACAGGGCGGAGCGATTTTCCTAACCAGATCAATAATGTCCTGGCATTCCCTGGAATCTTCCGTGGAGCGCTGGATGTTCGCGCAAGCGACATCAACGACGATATGAAAATAGCGGCATCCTACGCCATTGCTGGTTTGATCACAGAGGATGATCTGAATGAGGAATACATTATTCCTTCACCGTTTGATACCCGTGTTGCGCCTGCTGTTGCCAAAGCAGTAGCGGAAGCGGCCAGAAAGTCCGGCGTAAGTCGTATCTGA
- the ldh1_2 gene encoding L-lactate dehydrogenase 1, which translates to MRTKAKDKIVVIGSGNVGVTIAYTLMLKRLSSDIVLIDVDEGRAEGNVLDMNHGIAFFRQLSIKRGTYEDCKDASIVIVTAGIARKPGQTRLELAQTNVKVMYDIAKQITQYNKDMIILVVSNPVDVLTYVARMASGLPAAQVIGSGTMLDTSRFRYLLSKHFDTDIRDINAYILGEHGDTQVPIWSSITIAGERIDEYCKDFNKILDREEIFVKTRDAGAEVINLKGATFYGVAMSVARVVASILEDEHTVLPVSHVLDEPYHGISDVAISLPCIVTYEGVKQVIDLHISSEEMEELRHSAQTMKTFLDKAILILEEEAK; encoded by the coding sequence ATGAGAACAAAAGCGAAAGACAAAATTGTAGTAATCGGTTCCGGTAATGTAGGCGTTACTATCGCTTACACGCTTATGCTCAAAAGGCTGAGCTCGGATATCGTCCTCATTGACGTCGATGAAGGCAGAGCCGAGGGCAATGTGCTCGATATGAACCATGGTATCGCGTTCTTCCGCCAGTTGTCTATCAAACGCGGAACATATGAGGATTGCAAAGATGCTTCAATTGTAATCGTGACGGCAGGAATTGCGCGTAAGCCCGGACAAACAAGACTTGAACTGGCGCAGACGAATGTCAAGGTCATGTATGATATTGCCAAGCAAATTACACAATATAATAAAGATATGATTATTCTCGTCGTTTCGAATCCGGTGGATGTGCTTACATATGTGGCGCGCATGGCGTCCGGCCTGCCGGCAGCGCAGGTAATCGGTTCGGGAACCATGCTCGATACGTCCCGTTTCCGTTATTTGCTGAGCAAGCACTTCGATACGGATATCCGCGATATTAACGCTTATATTCTCGGCGAACACGGCGATACGCAGGTCCCGATCTGGTCCAGCATTACGATTGCCGGTGAGCGTATCGATGAATATTGCAAAGATTTTAACAAGATTTTGGACCGTGAAGAGATCTTTGTAAAGACAAGGGACGCCGGCGCCGAAGTAATCAATTTAAAGGGAGCGACTTTCTACGGCGTAGCGATGTCCGTTGCGCGCGTTGTTGCTTCTATTCTAGAAGACGAACATACCGTACTTCCTGTTTCTCATGTTTTAGATGAACCCTATCATGGTATCAGCGACGTTGCGATCAGTCTTCCGTGTATCGTGACCTATGAGGGCGTTAAGCAGGTGATCGACCTGCATATTTCTTCCGAGGAAATGGAAGAACTGCGACATTCCGCGCAGACTATGAAAACATTTTTAGACAAAGCGATTTTAATTCTTGAAGAGGAGGCAAAATAA
- the sir2 gene encoding NAD-dependent protein deacetylase has product MDEVRALQEMIDSSQNIVFFGGAGVSTESGIPDFRSVDGLYHHKYRYPPETILSHDFFLSHTEEFYEFYRDKMLKLDALPNPAHKKLADLEKLGKLRAVVTQNIDGLHQMADSKTVYELHGSVHRNYCMNCGKSYTAQEILTSRGVARCTCGGVIKPDVVLYGESLLGSTIEGAVKAIEQADMLIVGGTSLVVYPAAGLIEYYSGNRLVLINKAPTDYDARADLLIADKIGKVFSQLK; this is encoded by the coding sequence ATGGATGAAGTACGCGCATTACAGGAGATGATCGACAGCAGTCAAAATATCGTCTTTTTTGGCGGCGCGGGAGTATCTACGGAGAGCGGAATTCCGGATTTTCGCAGTGTGGACGGCCTTTACCACCATAAATACCGGTATCCGCCGGAAACGATTTTAAGTCACGATTTCTTTTTATCGCATACGGAGGAATTCTATGAGTTTTACCGCGACAAAATGTTGAAGCTTGACGCGCTTCCCAATCCCGCGCATAAAAAGCTGGCAGACCTGGAAAAACTGGGAAAGCTGAGAGCTGTCGTTACACAAAATATAGACGGACTACATCAGATGGCCGATTCAAAAACTGTTTATGAGCTGCACGGCTCCGTACACCGAAATTACTGTATGAACTGTGGAAAAAGCTATACCGCACAGGAAATATTAACGAGCAGGGGAGTTGCGCGCTGCACATGCGGCGGTGTGATTAAACCGGACGTTGTGCTTTACGGGGAATCGCTTTTGGGCAGTACGATCGAAGGAGCTGTGAAAGCTATTGAGCAAGCGGACATGCTTATTGTTGGAGGCACGTCGCTGGTGGTTTATCCGGCGGCCGGGTTAATTGAATATTATAGCGGCAACAGGCTTGTGTTGATTAATAAGGCTCCTACCGACTATGATGCGCGTGCTGATTTGCTCATTGCGGATAAAATAGGGAAAGTTTTTTCTCAATTAAAATAA
- a CDS encoding multidrug ABC transporter permease codes for MRHTTVKYDLMLLIVAVFWGTGFIATKFVQDNGMTSAMIVALRMLFAALFILLLSFRQIKALTKLQVRHGVIAGLFMGVGFLLQTVGMQYTLVSNNAFLTTTNVIFVPFISWLLLKKRPPLKTFISVAIGFLGISILTRAFDTSIAFNLGDILSLLCAVSYACQIAYIGFAAKESEAASFSFVQISVTGAIAFAYFLLFEHAQIGNIAQLGVSVWATVYLGVVCTAIPYWLECTAQKYIPPARSALILSLEGLFASICSVLLGYETLSWSLIAGGAVIMASILILEINIRKRKLLQ; via the coding sequence ATGCGGCATACAACTGTAAAATACGATCTCATGCTGCTTATCGTAGCGGTCTTCTGGGGCACCGGATTTATCGCTACCAAATTTGTGCAGGACAACGGCATGACGTCGGCGATGATAGTGGCGCTGCGTATGCTTTTTGCCGCACTTTTTATTCTGTTGCTATCTTTTCGCCAAATCAAAGCTTTAACAAAGCTTCAGGTCCGGCACGGCGTAATCGCGGGCCTGTTCATGGGCGTGGGATTTCTGCTGCAGACGGTCGGCATGCAATATACGCTTGTTTCCAATAACGCTTTTCTCACAACCACGAATGTTATCTTTGTACCCTTTATTAGTTGGCTTCTTCTGAAAAAACGCCCGCCGCTTAAAACCTTTATATCTGTCGCGATTGGTTTTTTAGGCATTTCCATCCTGACACGTGCCTTTGATACCAGTATTGCCTTTAACCTGGGCGATATTCTTTCCCTACTATGCGCCGTTTCTTACGCGTGCCAAATCGCTTATATCGGCTTTGCTGCCAAGGAATCAGAAGCCGCGTCCTTTTCTTTCGTACAGATCAGCGTTACCGGAGCGATTGCCTTTGCGTATTTCTTGCTGTTTGAACATGCGCAGATTGGCAATATCGCGCAATTAGGCGTTTCGGTATGGGCCACCGTTTACCTCGGGGTCGTATGCACCGCGATCCCTTACTGGCTGGAATGCACCGCGCAAAAATATATCCCGCCTGCCCGCTCCGCGTTGATTTTATCCCTCGAGGGCTTGTTTGCCAGCATTTGTTCCGTCCTGCTCGGTTACGAGACCTTAAGCTGGTCGCTTATCGCCGGCGGCGCGGTTATCATGGCCTCTATCCTGATTCTGGAGATCAATATCCGTAAAAGAAAGCTTCTTCAATAG
- the cinA gene encoding putative competence-damage inducible protein gives MKAEILCVGTELLLGDIINTNAAYIAKELANIGIDVYYQSVVGDNNDRLKTSLNLAFSRADIVVMTGGLGPTYDDLTKETVAEYFHKAMQMDEESLLSIETFFKKIDRPMTENNKKQAMMPVGATIFPNAHGTAPGLAVSENGKTAILLPGPPSEMKPMFDESVVPYLMGFSDKVLVSHNLRLFGVGESQVEDILYDLMKNSTNPTIAPYAKTAEVTLRVTAAGDTKEECEKRIAPVVQQIKDILGQYIYGIDVPDLQTAVVQALMEKNLTVATAESCTGGLVSQRITQVPGASGVFGCGVCSYSNEIKESVLHVASETLDKYGAVSEQTAAEMASGIRKLSGADIGVSTTGIAGPGGGSEEKPVGLVYIAIDSDKVKKTVKLNLQRGRVDDREHIRHMTSQYVLQMILMALKSY, from the coding sequence ATGAAAGCTGAAATTTTATGTGTGGGAACGGAACTCTTGCTGGGCGATATTATCAATACCAATGCGGCTTATATTGCCAAGGAACTTGCCAATATCGGTATCGACGTTTATTATCAGAGCGTGGTCGGCGATAACAACGACAGGTTGAAAACGAGCCTAAACCTGGCCTTTTCGCGTGCCGATATAGTCGTCATGACGGGCGGGCTGGGGCCGACGTACGATGATCTTACAAAGGAAACGGTAGCGGAATATTTTCATAAAGCGATGCAAATGGACGAAGAATCGCTTTTGAGTATCGAAACCTTTTTTAAAAAGATCGATCGTCCGATGACGGAAAACAATAAGAAGCAGGCGATGATGCCCGTCGGCGCGACGATTTTTCCCAACGCGCACGGAACGGCGCCGGGGCTTGCGGTCAGCGAGAACGGAAAAACGGCGATCCTGCTGCCCGGCCCGCCATCCGAAATGAAGCCGATGTTTGACGAAAGCGTTGTGCCGTACCTGATGGGATTTTCGGATAAGGTACTGGTATCGCACAACCTGCGGCTGTTTGGCGTAGGTGAATCTCAGGTTGAGGACATCCTTTATGATTTGATGAAAAACAGTACCAATCCTACAATAGCGCCATATGCCAAGACGGCGGAGGTCACACTGCGCGTCACTGCCGCAGGCGACACAAAGGAAGAATGCGAAAAACGAATCGCTCCGGTAGTACAACAGATTAAGGATATTCTTGGACAGTATATTTACGGCATCGACGTGCCCGACCTGCAAACGGCGGTTGTGCAGGCGCTTATGGAAAAGAATTTGACGGTTGCCACCGCAGAAAGCTGCACAGGCGGATTGGTTTCACAGAGAATCACCCAGGTACCAGGTGCAAGTGGGGTATTTGGCTGCGGCGTGTGCTCTTATTCGAATGAGATCAAAGAATCGGTCCTGCATGTAGCTTCGGAAACGCTTGACAAGTACGGCGCGGTTTCCGAACAGACAGCAGCGGAGATGGCGAGCGGAATAAGGAAACTTTCGGGGGCGGATATTGGCGTGTCCACAACAGGCATCGCGGGTCCCGGCGGCGGAAGTGAAGAAAAGCCGGTCGGCCTTGTTTATATCGCTATTGACAGTGATAAGGTTAAGAAAACGGTCAAGCTGAATTTACAGCGCGGCAGGGTGGACGATCGTGAGCATATCCGCCATATGACGTCGCAGTATGTTTTGCAAATGATATTAATGGCATTAAAATCCTATTGA
- the cps2F gene encoding glycosyl transferase, with protein sequence MIDILLATYNGEKYLREQIDSLFAQNYQDFRVLARDDGSSDNTQEILNGYADKYAERFIVLDNKVPTGSAKDNFFCLLEHAQADYIMFCDQDDIWLPDKISLTIQALQGAQDDLGNGPMLAHSDLVVVDDQGNVLHPSLFALQKLDPQRLYFHQLLPQNNITGCTMLFNRALAKLIRSSADALMHDWWIGLAAAAFGHIIVAPNRIHYRQHSANEVGAKDVKSASYFKQKLANTGGIRQSILDTYKQAGAFLNVYCDMLNEEQKELIETFMSLGQRGKLERARLLKKYGLYKSGFYRKIGQIIYG encoded by the coding sequence ATGATTGATATTCTTCTTGCTACCTATAACGGCGAAAAATATTTACGCGAGCAAATCGATTCGCTCTTTGCCCAGAATTATCAAGATTTCAGGGTTCTGGCGCGCGACGACGGATCCTCGGACAACACCCAGGAAATTTTAAACGGCTATGCGGACAAATATGCGGAGCGTTTTATCGTCCTTGATAATAAAGTGCCTACGGGCAGCGCGAAAGACAACTTTTTTTGCCTGCTCGAGCACGCGCAAGCGGATTATATCATGTTTTGTGATCAGGACGATATTTGGCTTCCGGATAAAATTAGTCTTACAATACAGGCGCTTCAAGGAGCGCAGGACGATCTTGGGAATGGTCCTATGCTAGCGCATTCGGACCTTGTGGTCGTGGATGATCAGGGGAATGTGCTGCATCCGTCATTGTTCGCTTTGCAAAAACTAGACCCTCAGCGCCTGTATTTTCATCAGCTACTGCCGCAGAACAATATCACGGGCTGCACAATGCTCTTTAACCGTGCGCTTGCAAAGCTTATCAGAAGCAGCGCTGACGCCCTTATGCACGACTGGTGGATAGGCCTTGCGGCTGCCGCGTTCGGTCATATTATCGTCGCGCCAAACCGCATTCATTACCGCCAGCACAGCGCCAACGAGGTTGGGGCTAAGGATGTAAAAAGCGCGTCCTATTTCAAACAAAAGCTGGCCAATACCGGCGGTATCAGACAGTCTATCCTGGATACTTACAAACAGGCAGGAGCTTTTTTGAATGTCTATTGTGATATGCTCAATGAGGAACAGAAAGAGTTGATTGAGACGTTTATGAGCCTGGGACAGCGCGGCAAGCTTGAACGTGCTCGCTTGCTCAAAAAGTATGGATTATATAAAAGTGGTTTTTACCGTAAAATCGGTCAAATCATTTATGGATAA
- the rbr_1 gene encoding rubrerythrin: MKDLKGTKTEKCLQDAFAGESMAHMKYLYYSSQAKKDGYVQISNIFAETSANEKEHAKLWFKWLHPDNKIPDTMTNLKDAAAGEHYETTEMYPSFAEIAEEEGFTDIAREFRGAGKVESEHEARYKKLLSNIEEGIVFERDTEVLWQCYNCGHIQKSKAAPEKCPVCQHPRAYFQLKEDNY, from the coding sequence ATGAAAGATTTAAAAGGAACGAAAACAGAAAAATGTTTGCAGGATGCGTTTGCGGGGGAATCTATGGCGCATATGAAGTACTTGTATTATTCATCCCAGGCTAAAAAGGATGGATATGTGCAGATTTCCAACATTTTTGCAGAGACTTCGGCAAACGAAAAAGAGCATGCGAAACTTTGGTTCAAGTGGCTTCATCCTGACAACAAGATTCCGGACACCATGACAAACTTAAAGGACGCCGCAGCCGGCGAGCATTATGAAACGACGGAGATGTATCCTTCCTTTGCAGAAATTGCAGAAGAAGAAGGGTTTACGGATATTGCACGCGAGTTCCGTGGCGCAGGTAAGGTTGAGAGCGAGCATGAAGCAAGATACAAAAAGCTGCTCTCGAATATCGAAGAGGGGATCGTATTTGAAAGAGATACGGAAGTTTTGTGGCAGTGCTATAATTGCGGTCATATCCAGAAATCAAAGGCCGCGCCGGAAAAATGTCCGGTTTGCCAGCATCCGAGAGCATATTTCCAGTTAAAGGAAGACAATTATTGA